TGTGGTACTTTTTCCTCTCATGGTACATAATTTGAATAGATGGACCCCTATTTGAAGTTTATTTAAGAAAGTGACTTATGGGAGATTTTGTCTTTATCGGTGGGGTGGTAAATTCTGGAAAAACGgcaattcaattttgttttttccaaaatgtgttgCGCTGTGCTTAAAATTGGCAATTCGatttagtttttttcaaaacgtgttgcgccgtgccttcaggcacggccATTTGCTAGTGTTAGTATAAGGGAAAGACACTAATTACACCTCACTCCACTtgcaaataaaaaagataaatcaGTAACAATATACAATTGTTTACGCAACTTGTTTGgggacaatttttttaaaacttttttcttGGACTCATATCTTGCAAGCATTCACCCAAGCGACATATGAGCAATTAAGTAGTTTAAAATTCAGTATCCGAACTTTTGTAGTTTACAAATTAGTATATTAGTTTTttgtatctttgtttttttttttctttctaaaagaTGGAATATTAAACACTACTATAGAATGTATCATCTGTTTCTTATTTCAACATTTCAATTTGAGGTAatttccaatatatatatatacacacacatattttatttatttatgcgtctctaaaatatatattttctcaGTATTTGTAAAACATACATAAAAAAGAGGAGAGTTAATAAAAAATATCacatgaaagagagaaacaatgcaaaagagagaaacaatgcAGGGTCTTCTaatttaaaaaggaaacaacaaaGCTATATCAGGGCTCAATCTAGAACCAAatataagtaattatttttaaatcagtacttttttttataatttttaagctaaaaaataatgagtttattgaaatctaaaaatatgcaatataaatcttgtttgatcatcttttaaacgatgcaaaaaaaatttaaaaattattttcttaaactcattatttttaagcttgtaaattaaaaataagtacttactatttaattaagaaagtttctgaaaCGGTCTCTtaataggaaaatgattttcgcaTTTCTTTTCTTATCATTATTCACATTCAAATACTAAACTATCCTCACATCTGCATACACTTTTTACGTATATGAAGGGTTATTTGTAACTTTTACTTCTTAATTCACTTTTACATATGGAATATTATTTGATACCAATGATGCTACAACTCAcacaaatatttataaatatatatacactcaCAAATGAGGTTATAcaattattttatttgatactacTTTTACTCGAAGAAGTACAAATAAGATGAAAGACGGTGTTAACATAATTTTCATACTAGTATATAAAATTCAATAATGCTACGGACATACCTAAGAGTCACTCCCCGATCACTCTCTCTTACATATTTGTGGGGCTCATTCCATAATTAAATGTGTGGAGCTAGAACATATGTGAGAGATGAGTAATCCGGGAGCGATTGGTAAGAGTCTACGTATAATGCTATGGACACGCCTAACAGTCGCTCTCCGATTACTCTCTCTTACATATCTGTGAGGTTCATTCTATAATTAAATGTGTGGAGCTGAAATATATATGAGAGATGAGTAATCGGAGAGTTATCGGTAAGAGCCTACGTATCATTGTTGataaaatttttgagtttcatgcctttcaaaaaaactaattttgagtttcattttcatttgaATTAAGAAAATCGATACTCCTACCAGATTTCCAAGTCCCACCTAGAAAAAcaatttaacattaaaataaataaacaccGAATAAGTACTATCCCAAACCTCGGCTCCCAACCCCATCCGTGGTTAGGTGTGTCgtatcgatatatatatatagagagagagacagagaagcCAGAAAgcccaactctctctcttctctgtaTACATACACTCGTACGTATATCACACCGGCGATCGAATCCGCCACCACCGCGCCGCCGCCGTCGATTCCTTCTCTATCCTCGCGATTCGAAACACTCAACTTTCTCTCACTACAATAAAACTTCCCCTCATCTGTCCATTCAAaagtaagtctctctctctctctctctctctctctctctctctctaaacaacaCGCATGTCAATCGTATTACCGTAGAACAACAGCAGATGCGTTGATGGGGAACAAGAAGCGAAACCTCACAACTACTCGTTCCAAAACGACGCCGTCGGGTGCGCCTCCCTCCTCATCCGATGGCGCCGTCCCGAGCTCACTGGATAACAACACCACCGAGCAAAACCTAAATCCGAACAACAATAATTACTCGTTAATCGAGAGTAAGATGGAAGCGCTCGTCGAGCCGGACGCTTCGTCTTACTCCGGAATCAAGCTCGAATGCGAGCGAGCCCTAACGGCGCTCCGCCGCGGGAACCACACCAAAGCCCTAAGGCTCATGAGGGACATGTGCGCCAAACACGAGACCTCAGCCCACTCGGCCTTGATTCATCGTGTCCAGGGGACTGTCTGCGTCAAGGTCGCCTCGATTATCGATGACCTGAACGCGAAGCAGCGGCATTTGAAGAATGCCGTCGAGTCTGCTAGGAAAGCAGTCGCCTTATCCCCCACCTCCGTTGAGTTCTCCCATTTTTACGCAAATTTGTTGTATGAGGCCGCGAATGAGGGGAAAGAGTACGAGGAGGTAGTGCAGGAGTGTGAAAGGGCATTGGCAATTGAGAATCCGGTTGATCCGGCTAAGGAGAGTTTGCAGGATGAGAGCCAGCAGAAGATATCGACCGCGGATGCGAGGATTGGGCATGTGCAGAGCGAGCTTCGATCCCTAATTCAAAAATCGAACATAGCGTCGATTTCGTCTTGGATGAAGAATCTTGGGAACGGGGAGGAGAAGTTTAGGTTGATTCCTATTAGGAGGGTTTCAGAGGATCCGATGGAATTAAGATTGGTGCCACAAACAAGGCGACCGAATGAGATCAAGAAGGCGACTAAGACTCCTgaagagagaaggaaggagaTTGAAGTACGGGTGGCTGCTGCGAGGCTGCTGCAGCAAAAGTCAGAGTCGCCACAAGCACCGAACGATGATAGCAGCAATGTAGACTCCTCGTCTGGGTCTGGTCAGAGAGGCGAGAGGCGGAAGTCTGGAAGTACGAGGAAGAATGCATCTTCCGCGGAGAAAAGGGACTGGGTAAAGTCATATTGGAATTCAACGAGTTTGGATAGGAAGAAAGACTTGCTGAGGATTTTGATTTCAGAACTTAAGGCCCATTTTAGTTCGCTGAAGGATACGTCAGCAAATGATGTCCTAGCTGAGGCTATATCATTTGCAGAAGCAAATAGGACTTGGAAGTTCTGGATGTGCTGCCGCTGCAGCGAGAGGTTTTCTGACTCTGAATCCCACATGCAGCATGTTTTGCAGGAGCACATGGGGAATCTCTTGCCCAAAATGCAGTCTATTTTGCCCCAAAATGTCGAGAATGAATGGATTGAGATGCTTCTTAACTGTTCTTGGAAACCACTAGATGTCAATGCTGCTGTTAAAATGCTGGAAACCCAATTGAAATCCCAAGGCTCTGAGCTTCTCAGTGAATCTTACCCAAGAAGCAATATGGAAGAGTTCAAAGACTGCATGGCTGATGATTTTTGTTCAGAAGATGCATGGAATTTGCCCTCTGAAAGGGTGAAATTTGGGGATGATTGTAATGGGGATACTGTGGATTGCAAAAGCTATGACAAAGTTTGTGACGTTAGATGGCATGATTTTGATAGGAATCAGGGTGATAAGTCGTATTTCCTGCCTGAAAGCTGGCCATTGTCGGATGACACTGAGCGTGCAAAGCTTCTTGAGAAAATTCATGCTATATTCCAGGTGCTCATTAGTCATAAATACCTTGCTGCAAGTCATGTCCATAAGGTTATACAATATACTGTTGATGAGCTACAGGGTCTTGCTTGTGGTTCGCAGCTTCTCAACTACAGTGTTGATCAAACACCCATGTGCATCTGCTTTCTGGGAGCTTCTGAGCTAAAGAAAGTCCTGAAATATCTGCAGGAGTTATCTCATTCTTGTGGCATTGGTAGATATTCTGAGAAGAGCAGTGTTATTGATGATTCAAACACTGGCGCTCAGGGGGCTGAAATCACTGAGAAGATAGTTCTAAGTGAAGATGCATTGTATCTCCTTTTTGATGAGCATTTCTTGCCTGGCAAGCTTATTTCACTAACTGAACCTGATGCCACCGCGGATGATGCAGCTGGACCAACCTCCTCTAGTACGGGATATGGAAATCGGGTTCTATTCGATGCTGATGCTTTGTTGTCATGGATGTTCACTGGCCCCACGAACGGAGAACAATTGGCATTGTGGATGCGGACGAGAGAAGAGAAAGCACAGCAGGGGATGGATATTCTCCAAACACTTGAGAAGGAATTTTACCACCTACAGACCATGCATGAGAGAAAATGTGAGCATTTGAGTTATGAGGAAGCCGTCCAAGCAGTGGAGGATCTTTGTCttgaagaaggaaagaaaagggAGCATGGAACAGAATTTGTCCGTCGTAGTTACCAGTCTGTTTTAAGAAAACGGCGAGAGGAGCTTATTGAAAATGACAGTGATGTTATGTTTATTAGCAGTAGGTTTGAATTGGATGCCCTATCAAATATTCTGAAAGAAGCAGAAAATCTGAATGTCAATCAGTTTGGGTTTGAGGAAACTTATAGCAGTGCGACGTCTCATCTTTGTGACTTGGAATCTGGTGAAGATGATGATTGGAGAACGAAGGACTATCTGCATCAAGTGGACTCTTGTATTGAAGTTGCCATCCAGAGGCAAAAAGAGCAGTTGGCCACAGAGGTTGGTTATGATTAGTGCAAGAGGTTTTTTTCGCCCTATAGTTACAAAAGAAAGTTAAAAACTATGTGAGGCCTCCTTACTGCACCATCTCACTTTTTCTGCCCTGCAGCTCAGCAAACTTGATGCGAGAATGATGCGAAATCTTAGTGGAATGCAGCAATTGGAAATTAAGCTTGAACACATATCTGCCCATGATTATCGATCAGTACTATTACCTCTTGTGAAGTCATTTGTGCGGGTCCGTATTAAACTTGTATTCCTTTGTATATTTGTGGCAGTTTAATTGCTCATTATTTCATGATAAATACGTTACAGACTTGACTTTGTGTTTCTGTGTAAATCTCTCCTTTCCAGGCACGCTTGGAGGATCTGGCTGAAAAAGATGCTACTGAGAAATCTGATGCTGTAAGAGAAGCATTTTTAGCAGAACTTGCACTTGACTCTAGAAAGGGCAATGGGGGAGGAAGTGATAATTCGAAACATGCGCATGAGAAGacgaaggagaagaagaagaacaaggagcacaaaaaaacaaaggattCAAAGGTTAGACTTTGCTGTCGGGCTATTTGTTTCTTCGTCTTCATCTTCCTTTGCTGGTGTTTGGTTTTGCTTCCATGGGTTGATACAGAAATGCAGGCTTTAGGgctaataattttttagtttttgcaGGCTATTGGTGCTGATGAGCTTATGCTTCTCCATGAAACTGCAGAACAAGTGTACGTCTTTTGTACTCCCATAATGATCATAACATTCTGTTTTTCCAAGGCATCCTTTTGGCGTTTGATAAACTATAATGTGGACAATTGGTGTTGTTCATATGTAATGTCCCTTAAATGTCTGTATGCTGCAGCTCCTCTCCAGTTCTATCTGATGGAGATCATCCAGATTCTGAAAATGTTGTATCTGTATACGGTGATGCCTTACAACAAGAGGAAGAGGAATTGAGACGTAGGATTGAGCTCGAAGCTGAGGAAAGAAAGCTTGAAGAAACTCTGGAGTATCAGAGACGAATTGAAGAGGAAGCTAAACAGAAGCACCTTGCGGAACAGCATAAGAGAACTCCAAGAACAATTCCTGAGAAGCACAGCGATGATGATGAAGATGTACACAAGCAATTAGAGTACTGTAAGCAGGTGAACATTCTTCTGTTAAGGTCCTCTCTAGTTGGAATCGTGTACAAGCTAATCTTCCCTATTTGTTATATGTTTTCTCTGCATAATTTGATTGAATAAACTAGCCTGTTTAGTGGTTAGTATCTTAAGGTAAACGCCTGCAGCTTAATTTATGGTAATGATAATTCCATTTAGATACCTTTTAGATATCATGGAGAACTCTCTGTACTTGCAATTTTCTAGGAACCCTTGGCCCAGCAAAATGGATTTCCAAATGGTTTAGAAGGTGTACCTGTGGCTGCAGTCACTTCTGATAGAGCTGCACAAAGGACTGGTAGTACCGTCACTTTCCATGATCTGAAAGTTAACCAAGGTTCGCAATTGTATTGGAAGGCTTCAGAGTTGGatgggaaaaatattttatggggTTCTTTATCATTCCTTTTCTTGGTGCAGGTTTAGTTAATGGAACAATTCCAGAGGATGGTGTTTTGTCTGGCGAGCGGCGGACAGGAAGGAAAAGTAGACGTCAGAAGAGTTCTGCCAAGTTAGTCAACACTAACTCTCAGTTTGTGTCTTCTGAGAAGGAGAATATTGACAATGGACAAGTTAGAGTGAAGGACGGTCTGCATGGTGACAGCTGTAAGTTTTACTTTGATTTTGGCGGGAGAACCAATCTTGTTTTTTTATGGTTCTCCTTAATCAATTTAAAGCTTGTCGGCGGCAGTTGGTGTTGCTCATATGTGACCTTCTATGTAGATTTTGATCTATGGTTGTCTAACAGAGTTCAGGGTGCACTCTCAAGGAGTGCTTAATGTAACGACCTGGATCCTCAAGTACCACTTAAATCATCTTATTCcaaaagaattatatttacaacCGAGGTTAAAATGAATAAAACAACTAGGTGGACTAAACTCGAAACGCCCATCTCGAGCTGCCGCCCTCGCATCCCCAACCCACCTGCAACATAAACCCCCAGGAAGTATACAATACGACAAGAATAGATATGCTCAACAATAAACGAGACCAACCAATTATAGGAGTCAAACAACAATCCACATAATACGACCTTATATCAGGTCCTCCTCAGTATATGACCAGTGACCGGCCTCACCTAGCCTACTCTTTGGCTTCTCGGGCTATTAGCACGGTAGGCAAATTCACTCAGTCACATACTAAACAGTTCCACGGCACCCATCACATTACACGACTCCAGCAAAGAATTCAAAGAGTTCAATGAATTGCACAGCTTATTCAAAAGGAATGCGAAACAGGACCAAAGGAAAATACTCCGGAGATTTAGAGCGTATTATATACTTCCTGGCCTGGGTACCTTAATTTTAAGACTGTGACCGTAGAGAGTGTTCATGCTATAGCCAAACACCACACCTTCGAATTTCCCATCTGATATAGACCCATCACTTTATTCATATGAACATGAACCAGTATAATCTTCCCCACTGCTTCACGGCTCCCTCTCTCTAAAGccctttgtatttattttgttttgtttctcgtTTAAACTTGACTGATCTATATAAAATCAAAGACCAGGTGTGCAAGCACATGACTTCTCTTACTGGAACTTGAAACATGCTCTATAAAGATGACTAATCAACACATATACACGTGTCCACTTTACCATTTTGTTTTATTATCAAAGTCTATATTTACCTTAAGAATTCAACATATGAAATCATTCCTCACATGCACACATGCACGTGTACTCTTTGTCCGTATAGTAAGAATTAATATATCAAATATGACATCTAAAAATACTGGAAAAATACATGTCGGGATATTACACTTACCCTGTTCATCAGCATCAAATAAGCAGCAGACGAGTCAAACACTTGTTGTTTAGATTTGGTTCTATGGTTGCTAGAAGAGTTCAG
This DNA window, taken from Rhododendron vialii isolate Sample 1 chromosome 8a, ASM3025357v1, encodes the following:
- the LOC131336478 gene encoding uncharacterized protein LOC131336478 isoform X2 → MGNKKRNLTTTRSKTTPSGAPPSSSDGAVPSSLDNNTTEQNLNPNNNNYSLIESKMEALVEPDASSYSGIKLECERALTALRRGNHTKALRLMRDMCAKHETSAHSALIHRVQGTVCVKVASIIDDLNAKQRHLKNAVESARKAVALSPTSVEFSHFYANLLYEAANEGKEYEEVVQECERALAIENPVDPAKESLQDESQQKISTADARIGHVQSELRSLIQKSNIASISSWMKNLGNGEEKFRLIPIRRVSEDPMELRLVPQTRRPNEIKKATKTPEERRKEIEVRVAAARLLQQKSESPQAPNDDSSNVDSSSGSGQRGERRKSGSTRKNASSAEKRDWVKSYWNSTSLDRKKDLLRILISELKAHFSSLKDTSANDVLAEAISFAEANRTWKFWMCCRCSERFSDSESHMQHVLQEHMGNLLPKMQSILPQNVENEWIEMLLNCSWKPLDVNAAVKMLETQLKSQGSELLSESYPRSNMEEFKDCMADDFCSEDAWNLPSERVKFGDDCNGDTVDCKSYDKVCDVRWHDFDRNQGDKSYFLPESWPLSDDTERAKLLEKIHAIFQVLISHKYLAASHVHKVIQYTVDELQGLACGSQLLNYSVDQTPMCICFLGASELKKVLKYLQELSHSCGIGRYSEKSSVIDDSNTGAQGAEITEKIVLSEDALYLLFDEHFLPGKLISLTEPDATADDAAGPTSSSTGYGNRVLFDADALLSWMFTGPTNGEQLALWMRTREEKAQQGMDILQTLEKEFYHLQTMHERKCEHLSYEEAVQAVEDLCLEEGKKREHGTEFVRRSYQSVLRKRREELIENDSDVMFISSRFELDALSNILKEAENLNVNQFGFEETYSSATSHLCDLESGEDDDWRTKDYLHQVDSCIEVAIQRQKEQLATELSKLDARMMRNLSGMQQLEIKLEHISAHDYRSVLLPLVKSFVRARLEDLAEKDATEKSDAVREAFLAELALDSRKGNGGGSDNSKHAHEKTKEKKKNKEHKKTKDSKAIGADELMLLHETAEQVSSPVLSDGDHPDSENVVSVYGDALQQEEEELRRRIELEAEERKLEETLEYQRRIEEEAKQKHLAEQHKRTPRTIPEKHSDDDEDVHKQLEYCKQEPLAQQNGFPNGLEGVPVAAVTSDRAAQRTGSTVTFHDLKVNQGLVNGTIPEDGVLSGERRTGRKSRRQKSSAKLVNTNSQFVSSEKENIDNGQVRVKDGLHGDSCNGTKTLRQLHAEEDDEERFQAELKKAVRQSLDTFQAQQRVPLISSSRTSQRTYSEVDGPDVLVNEITTEILNGADGYGTGLKNEVGEYNCFLNVIIQSLWHLRRFRDEFLRRSTSDHVHVGDPCVTCALYDIFAALSMAFTDMRREPVAPTSLRIALSNLYPDSNFFQEAQMNDASEVLGVIFDCLHRSFTSGLEVSDTESVESNCKGSWDCANTACIAHSLFGMDVFERMNCYNCGLESRHLKYTSFFHNINASALRTMKVMCAENSFDELLNLVEMNHQLACDPEAGGCGKLNYIHHILSSPPHVFATVLGWQNTCESAEDISATLASLATEIDIGVLYRGLDPKNRHCLVSVVCYYGQHYHCFAYSHENEQWVMYDDKTVKVIGGWDDVLSMCERGHLQPQVLLFEAVN
- the LOC131336478 gene encoding uncharacterized protein LOC131336478 isoform X1; the encoded protein is MGNKKRNLTTTRSKTTPSGAPPSSSDGAVPSSLDNNTTEQNLNPNNNNYSLIESKMEALVEPDASSYSGIKLECERALTALRRGNHTKALRLMRDMCAKHETSAHSALIHRVQGTVCVKVASIIDDLNAKQRHLKNAVESARKAVALSPTSVEFSHFYANLLYEAANEGKEYEEVVQECERALAIENPVDPAKESLQDESQQKISTADARIGHVQSELRSLIQKSNIASISSWMKNLGNGEEKFRLIPIRRVSEDPMELRLVPQTRRPNEIKKATKTPEERRKEIEVRVAAARLLQQKSESPQAPNDDSSNVDSSSGSGQRGERRKSGSTRKNASSAEKRDWVKSYWNSTSLDRKKDLLRILISELKAHFSSLKDTSANDVLAEAISFAEANRTWKFWMCCRCSERFSDSESHMQHVLQEHMGNLLPKMQSILPQNVENEWIEMLLNCSWKPLDVNAAVKMLETQLKSQGSELLSESYPRSNMEEFKDCMADDFCSEDAWNLPSERVKFGDDCNGDTVDCKSYDKVCDVRWHDFDRNQGDKSYFLPESWPLSDDTERAKLLEKIHAIFQVLISHKYLAASHVHKVIQYTVDELQGLACGSQLLNYSVDQTPMCICFLGASELKKVLKYLQELSHSCGIGRYSEKSSVIDDSNTGAQGAEITEKIVLSEDALYLLFDEHFLPGKLISLTEPDATADDAAGPTSSSTGYGNRVLFDADALLSWMFTGPTNGEQLALWMRTREEKAQQGMDILQTLEKEFYHLQTMHERKCEHLSYEEAVQAVEDLCLEEGKKREHGTEFVRRSYQSVLRKRREELIENDSDVMFISSRFELDALSNILKEAENLNVNQFGFEETYSSATSHLCDLESGEDDDWRTKDYLHQVDSCIEVAIQRQKEQLATELSKLDARMMRNLSGMQQLEIKLEHISAHDYRSVLLPLVKSFVRARLEDLAEKDATEKSDAVREAFLAELALDSRKGNGGGSDNSKHAHEKTKEKKKNKEHKKTKDSKFLQAIGADELMLLHETAEQVSSPVLSDGDHPDSENVVSVYGDALQQEEEELRRRIELEAEERKLEETLEYQRRIEEEAKQKHLAEQHKRTPRTIPEKHSDDDEDVHKQLEYCKQEPLAQQNGFPNGLEGVPVAAVTSDRAAQRTGSTVTFHDLKVNQGLVNGTIPEDGVLSGERRTGRKSRRQKSSAKLVNTNSQFVSSEKENIDNGQVRVKDGLHGDSCNGTKTLRQLHAEEDDEERFQAELKKAVRQSLDTFQAQQRVPLISSSRTSQRTYSEVDGPDVLVNEITTEILNGADGYGTGLKNEVGEYNCFLNVIIQSLWHLRRFRDEFLRRSTSDHVHVGDPCVTCALYDIFAALSMAFTDMRREPVAPTSLRIALSNLYPDSNFFQEAQMNDASEVLGVIFDCLHRSFTSGLEVSDTESVESNCKGSWDCANTACIAHSLFGMDVFERMNCYNCGLESRHLKYTSFFHNINASALRTMKVMCAENSFDELLNLVEMNHQLACDPEAGGCGKLNYIHHILSSPPHVFATVLGWQNTCESAEDISATLASLATEIDIGVLYRGLDPKNRHCLVSVVCYYGQHYHCFAYSHENEQWVMYDDKTVKVIGGWDDVLSMCERGHLQPQVLLFEAVN